The proteins below come from a single Bacteroidia bacterium genomic window:
- a CDS encoding type II toxin-antitoxin system HicB family antitoxin produces the protein MAIAKESNVQRVNISIDKAVLRKLDDYNNTKERGRTRSQIITQAVLEYIDRKEIK, from the coding sequence ATGGCAATAGCAAAAGAAAGCAATGTTCAAAGAGTAAACATCTCAATCGACAAGGCAGTCTTACGCAAGCTTGATGATTACAACAACACCAAAGAGCGAGGCAGGACACGCAGTCAGATTATCACACAAGCAGTTTTGGAATACATAGACAGAAAGGAAATCAAGTGA
- a CDS encoding AAA family ATPase has translation MNAQTISVSSYDAEQGLLRLFCQHKEILGYVSESILPEYFTDINRLLYTAIYELFKTNFAIDAITISHYLTRIPHGSRVPSSIVSDLFQPEDKNKLEAYLSIVTEHYKARNYQSMMVELQKAMTENKSSGIMAEIVSRYNSNIDLGISKPKSIDMVVASYEKELTEDIFHGRKVDRNLIGFGINKLDSHDLMRPGNVYIVAGRPGKGKTSLMIQAAYHNAFIEKKRVVIFSLEMTNMELLEKIYCRHANIDSEIWLKMDKKVKLKEMQVFKSFIIANHIDLIVDEQCHELESIVNRAAALNAQKPIDLICIDYAQLITGGKSEDLRVVLVRAMNTIKNHVAKKLNTVVMLLSQIGKDVEKQNNRIPVLADLMESSAIEQVAASAFFLHSVPPNLRSTFDDEGHIPNNGETLIVINKSRFGRVGILPMWFAGGVNLFVEKLQELIQIKIKTNKNRSEYIGIPFVEDTPEILNLKGLLQEGIK, from the coding sequence ATGAATGCACAAACCATTTCAGTTAGCTCATATGATGCTGAACAGGGCTTATTAAGACTGTTTTGCCAGCATAAAGAAATCTTAGGCTATGTTTCTGAAAGCATCTTGCCTGAATATTTTACAGACATAAACCGCTTGTTGTACACGGCAATTTATGAACTGTTTAAGACAAACTTTGCTATTGATGCTATTACCATTTCTCACTACTTAACACGCATTCCGCACGGTTCACGGGTACCCAGTAGCATTGTTTCAGATTTGTTTCAACCAGAAGACAAAAACAAGCTTGAAGCATATTTGTCCATTGTTACCGAGCATTACAAAGCAAGAAATTATCAGTCCATGATGGTTGAATTGCAAAAAGCAATGACAGAAAACAAGAGCTCAGGCATTATGGCTGAAATTGTCTCCAGGTACAATTCAAACATTGACTTAGGTATTTCAAAACCAAAAAGTATTGACATGGTTGTTGCGAGCTATGAAAAAGAGTTAACAGAAGATATCTTTCATGGACGCAAGGTTGACAGAAATCTTATCGGCTTTGGCATTAACAAGCTTGATTCGCACGACTTGATGAGACCAGGCAATGTTTACATCGTGGCAGGTAGACCAGGTAAAGGCAAAACCTCACTCATGATACAAGCGGCATACCATAACGCATTCATTGAAAAAAAGAGGGTTGTTATATTCTCATTAGAAATGACAAATATGGAATTGCTTGAGAAGATTTATTGCAGGCATGCAAACATTGACAGCGAGATATGGTTAAAAATGGACAAAAAAGTAAAGCTTAAAGAAATGCAGGTTTTTAAATCTTTTATTATTGCAAACCATATTGACTTGATTGTTGACGAACAGTGCCACGAGTTGGAATCGATTGTCAACCGTGCAGCTGCATTGAATGCACAAAAACCAATCGACTTAATCTGTATTGACTATGCACAACTGATTACCGGTGGCAAGAGTGAAGACTTGCGAGTGGTTTTGGTTCGCGCAATGAATACTATTAAAAACCATGTAGCAAAGAAATTAAACACTGTTGTAATGTTGCTATCTCAAATAGGTAAAGACGTTGAGAAGCAAAACAACAGAATACCAGTTTTGGCTGACCTTATGGAAAGCAGTGCAATTGAGCAAGTAGCAGCATCTGCATTCTTCTTGCATTCAGTACCTCCTAACTTGAGAAGCACCTTTGATGACGAAGGGCATATTCCCAACAACGGTGAAACATTGATAGTTATAAACAAATCACGCTTTGGCAGGGTGGGCATTTTGCCAATGTGGTTCGCTGGCGGGGTTAATCTCTTTGTAGAAAAATTGCAAGAATTAATTCAGATTAAAATTAAAACAAACAAAAATCGAAGCGAGTATATCGGCATTCCTTTTGTCGAGGACACACCTGAAATATTAAATTTAAAAGGACTGTTACAGGAGGGAATAAAATGA
- a CDS encoding ATP-dependent helicase translates to MIEVVKASAGTGKSYMLVQKVKQLIDKGVQPGKILAITFSRNAKDELKGRIDNGEVRVETIHALFNSLLSRLDAGKYRFGKIIQDHAQDIIIYRLIAEHKLYKVIDKNGLTAKDIKSFIGLSKNLYIKPLNKFRKFFFNTKNTTKLNNKEKNEIYNHYKQVVQLSGIGAKDNGLPNYFALAILDTFYKEYETSKKGIDYDDLLIDMYEAFLVDKGEILSYAQDKWNYILVDEFQDTNLLQFNCIKMMAEESKNLFMIGDWKQSIYEWRGGDYKLLKNIKAHYPEAKETTLSKTYRNSKEVLKLANHVATQMLKDEPIETNSNLTGKVVFNEYVSRKEEAESIVSYLKQVNDDQQTFFIMARTNAQLLPLEMLFLLNKIPYSISKESMLNSETVLDLSMLLQLCRMPGQYPPNVLKRLFKFACKMLPRIDKDALLKEGHNAKLSTFGQKQWDELVEKINNLSKVYHQKQCEENFLSSMMNEFIEAFDYFKYIDETFSVDDKSKMRDALVAFIEIVDVFETTENLLLSIFQAREPNPDAKIKLMTIHASKGLEANTVFLIGLTQKIFPSQRASLYKETIDAEKRLLYVAVTRAEENLIVSYHGKQSTFYEFLKEY, encoded by the coding sequence ATGATAGAGGTTGTTAAAGCAAGTGCAGGTACAGGCAAGAGTTACATGCTTGTACAAAAGGTGAAACAGCTAATTGACAAAGGCGTACAGCCAGGTAAAATTCTTGCAATTACCTTCTCACGCAATGCAAAAGACGAATTAAAAGGACGCATTGATAACGGCGAGGTGCGAGTTGAAACAATTCACGCTTTATTTAATAGCTTGTTGTCAAGACTTGATGCAGGCAAGTATCGATTTGGTAAGATTATTCAAGACCATGCACAAGATATCATTATTTACAGGCTTATTGCTGAACATAAACTGTACAAAGTTATCGATAAAAACGGTTTAACAGCCAAAGATATTAAAAGCTTTATAGGCTTATCAAAAAATCTTTACATAAAACCGTTAAACAAGTTTAGGAAATTCTTTTTCAATACTAAAAACACAACTAAATTAAACAATAAAGAAAAAAATGAGATTTACAATCATTATAAACAAGTTGTACAACTTTCGGGCATAGGTGCTAAAGATAACGGCTTGCCAAACTATTTTGCATTAGCTATCCTTGATACATTTTACAAAGAGTATGAAACAAGCAAGAAAGGCATTGACTATGATGATTTGCTTATCGACATGTATGAAGCATTTCTTGTTGACAAGGGTGAAATACTTTCATACGCACAAGATAAATGGAATTACATTTTAGTAGATGAATTTCAAGACACAAACTTACTGCAGTTTAACTGTATTAAAATGATGGCTGAGGAAAGTAAAAACTTATTTATGATAGGAGACTGGAAACAATCTATTTATGAATGGAGGGGTGGCGACTACAAGCTATTAAAAAACATTAAAGCACACTATCCTGAAGCAAAAGAAACAACGTTAAGCAAGACTTACAGAAACTCTAAAGAGGTATTAAAGCTTGCAAACCACGTTGCGACACAGATGCTCAAAGACGAGCCAATTGAGACAAATTCTAATCTTACAGGCAAGGTAGTTTTTAATGAATATGTTAGCAGGAAAGAAGAAGCTGAAAGCATTGTTTCTTATTTAAAGCAAGTAAACGATGACCAGCAAACCTTTTTTATTATGGCACGTACAAATGCTCAACTGTTACCTTTGGAAATGTTATTTCTTTTAAATAAAATTCCATACAGCATTTCAAAGGAATCCATGTTAAATTCTGAAACCGTGCTTGATTTATCAATGTTACTACAGCTTTGTCGTATGCCAGGTCAATATCCACCAAACGTGCTAAAAAGACTGTTTAAATTCGCTTGTAAAATGCTACCACGCATCGACAAAGACGCATTACTGAAAGAAGGGCACAATGCAAAACTGTCAACCTTTGGTCAGAAGCAGTGGGATGAACTTGTAGAAAAAATAAATAATCTATCCAAAGTATACCACCAAAAGCAGTGCGAGGAAAACTTTCTATCAAGCATGATGAATGAATTTATAGAAGCTTTTGATTATTTCAAATACATTGATGAAACATTTAGTGTTGATGATAAATCTAAAATGAGGGATGCTCTTGTAGCATTCATTGAGATTGTTGACGTTTTTGAAACAACAGAAAACTTGCTACTATCCATTTTTCAAGCAAGAGAGCCAAATCCTGATGCAAAGATTAAGCTTATGACCATTCACGCATCGAAGGGCTTAGAAGCAAACACTGTTTTTCTGATAGGTTTAACACAGAAGATATTCCCCAGCCAGCGAGCAAGCTTGTATAAAGAAACAATTGACGCCGAAAAAAGGCTTTTATATGTAGCAGTAACACGTGCTGAGGAAAACTTGATTGTTAGCTATCACGGCAAGCAATCTACTTTTTATGAATTTTTGAAAGAATATTAA